The Kosmotoga olearia TBF 19.5.1 sequence TTCTTCTGTGATGTTCGGAGGTGGACTTTTTGGATTGGAGGACATTATTGCAGAATTTTGTTAACGGTTTGAGTCTGGGTTCACTGTATGCACTTATAGCGATCGGCTATACTATGGTTTATGGTATTTTAAGGTTGATAAACTTCGCCCATGGCGATGTTTTCATGATGTCTGTTTATTTCGCTTTCTATTTCGTTACTATCGGAAAGCTTCCATGGTGGCTTTCATTTGCTTTGGCGATTCTTGGAGCGGCTCTGTTGGGATTTGCTATAGACAGAGTTGCATATAAACCTATAAGAAATGCACCTCGTGTTTCAGCACTTATAACAGCAATTGGTGTATCGTTTTTTCTTGAAAGTCTGGCGGTAGTTGTATTTTCCGGTATTCCTAAATCTTTCCGCAATATCTATCCGAATTTTCTGAACAAAATGATAATTATAGGTGGCCATGAAGAAATCAAGTACGGAAGAAAGGTCATAATGGGAGGATTGCGTTTTCCTCTGGTTTCTCTGGTCACATTGATCATAACAGGAATAATACTGGTAATTCTGTGGTGGATAATTTACAGGACAAAAATAGGAATGGCAATGAGAGCAGTTTCAGTTGATATTCCTACAACAGCTCTCATGGGAATAAATGTAGATAATGTTATTGGATTTACTTTTGCTTTTGGCTCAGCATTAGCGGCAATAGGAGGACTGCTCTGGGCTAGCCGATACCCGCAGATCTGGCCGTATATGGGCTTTATGCCAGGATTGAAAGCTTTCATTGCAGCCGTTTTCGGTGGTATTGGCTCCATTCAGGGAGCTGTAATTGGTGGATTGCTATTGGGGTTAACAGAGATAATGTTGGTGGGGATCTTCCCGAGCCTGGCTGGTTATAGAGATGCGTTCGCTTTTTTCATACTCATCATTATTCTTTCTTTGAAACCCAATGGTTTACTGGGTAAGAAAATTATCGTAAAGGTGTGATGTCAGTGAGATTATCTAAGAGAGTTAACTTAATACTGACGATAACATTTTTGCTTTTCATCGCTCTTTTGCTTTACCTGGCCGACGGGAATCTTAACACCTATTATGTAAGGATTATCTCTCTCATTGGTATATACGGAATAATGGCGGTTAGCCTGACTTTAATCAATGGAATCACAGGTATTTTTTCACTGGGACATGCCGGATTTATGGCCATCGGTGCCTACACTTCTGCGCTGTTGACCATGTCCGTACAACAAAAAGAAATGACTTTCATTCTAGATAAGCTCATCTGGCCGTTCAATTCGATACAGATCCCATTTCTTCCGGCAACGTTGATCGGCGGACTTGTAGCTGCTGGTTTTGCTTTCTTAATTGGATGGCCGTCTCTTAGGTTGTCCGGAGATTACCTTGCGATCACAACATTAGGATTCAGCGAAATAATAAGGATCCTGGCACTCAACCTGAGATCTGTAACAAATGGTGCTCTCGGGCTTAAGGGTATTCCAACCTACACCAACGTGTGGTGGGCCTGGGGCTGGTTATTTGTTACGGTGTTGTTCATAGCTAGCTTGGTCAACAGTAGTTATGGAAGAGCATTGAAGGCAATACGTGAAGATCGTGTCGCAGCTGAATCGATGGGGATAAACGTTTTCAGGCATCAGTTAATGGCCTTTGTCGTAGGAGGATTTTTTGCCGGTATTGCGGGTTCTCTTTATGCCCACTGGTTATCCACAATTGATCCCAGAACAACCACAATAGG is a genomic window containing:
- a CDS encoding branched-chain amino acid ABC transporter permease, whose amino-acid sequence is MDWRTLLQNFVNGLSLGSLYALIAIGYTMVYGILRLINFAHGDVFMMSVYFAFYFVTIGKLPWWLSFALAILGAALLGFAIDRVAYKPIRNAPRVSALITAIGVSFFLESLAVVVFSGIPKSFRNIYPNFLNKMIIIGGHEEIKYGRKVIMGGLRFPLVSLVTLIITGIILVILWWIIYRTKIGMAMRAVSVDIPTTALMGINVDNVIGFTFAFGSALAAIGGLLWASRYPQIWPYMGFMPGLKAFIAAVFGGIGSIQGAVIGGLLLGLTEIMLVGIFPSLAGYRDAFAFFILIIILSLKPNGLLGKKIIVKV
- a CDS encoding branched-chain amino acid ABC transporter permease — translated: MSVRLSKRVNLILTITFLLFIALLLYLADGNLNTYYVRIISLIGIYGIMAVSLTLINGITGIFSLGHAGFMAIGAYTSALLTMSVQQKEMTFILDKLIWPFNSIQIPFLPATLIGGLVAAGFAFLIGWPSLRLSGDYLAITTLGFSEIIRILALNLRSVTNGALGLKGIPTYTNVWWAWGWLFVTVLFIASLVNSSYGRALKAIREDRVAAESMGINVFRHQLMAFVVGGFFAGIAGSLYAHWLSTIDPRTTTIGVLLTFNALIMIVIGGLGSISGAIIGAALFAFLTEWLRFLEESIKIFSFEFSGIPGMRMLVLSALFVIVMIFWPRGIMGKNELTWNNLYNWIFRKKGEANE